From the genome of Bacteroidota bacterium, one region includes:
- a CDS encoding histidine kinase, whose product MTGFTRNLAGSLILFCLSLILKAQTPPFYHYTSNEGLASSTVFSMMQDKEGFMWFGTLQGLSRFDGKHFVSFDSKNGLNANSIVSLALGREGEIYAATYENGINIIKNGKIDNFFRYPAGKQFAITYLLTEPFSKNPQKLYAYKNAGWIFVVDGDSKRGKSALSIMTNPPAVQRIASMEEGGFLVAAKQGLFTLKDGIFAKKNISGLPDEPFFSLFIKKDGGFFVGGKGKIYEISNNSVINTYSISPDVISAEVVELFCDSRNNLWFSVLNAGFYMIKNGEKKVIDMGKKFGLRNTHVNGYLEDSQGNLWVSTHGKGVFCLNNLYVSRYNESDGLSNNNINFIARDKTLGLFVASFDGLNVFEGEGFKRIETRANATTNEYIYNVKFYDDQVFVCGVFGSRGIKSATSAGKVINLVNYTSFCKTSSGLYLFGYGGNIIYVKPDFNKKDLDTLFFPVFGEKESVNRINDIVEDRLGNIWIATGAGLCMVREIKFTGGRPVASKMFFDGDSILNSRINWIWNDGRDKIWFASDKGIAYYELSSGKMRSYASIGGYDLSSSTSVVTDKKGRIWIGNLRGLFLYDNSKIEVFNRFRGLGSNEVFCLLYDEDKNRLDVGTSGGVSVIDLNYLESYSAPKCDVVFTEVRSGGKSFFGNDLFELERDYHDLLISFSALNYSSPGSVKYRYRLEDEWVETDNDFINAVSLSHGEYQLEVSARDINGDWGKPATLKFTIRPGFFESIWFKVIIAVFFLVSGPLILRWELNLQRKRSREQLDLTERINQLKHQALSAMMNPHFVFNSLNSVQYLINSNRNEEANNYIATMANLMRKNLETAGSGFILLSEEIYRLSLYLDLEKLRLGDKFVWEIITGDDINPATLMIPNMIIQPFVENSLWHGIIDSGRKGELTVSFNFENIKMHEETDTALIIKITDNGVGIQQAKMNKKADHISKGIEIVEERLRLLSSKMEIPQPILFEDLGGKKPESQGTEVVISLPSSLYKLTGG is encoded by the coding sequence TTGACAGGTTTTACGCGAAATCTTGCCGGAAGTTTAATACTTTTCTGCCTGTCGCTGATTCTGAAAGCACAGACCCCTCCCTTTTATCACTACACCTCGAACGAGGGACTCGCCTCCTCAACAGTCTTCAGTATGATGCAGGACAAGGAAGGATTTATGTGGTTCGGCACCCTTCAGGGGTTGAGCAGATTCGACGGAAAGCATTTTGTCTCTTTCGACAGCAAGAACGGTTTGAACGCAAACTCTATCGTCTCTCTCGCACTGGGGCGTGAAGGAGAGATCTATGCCGCCACTTATGAGAACGGCATAAATATTATTAAAAACGGGAAGATTGACAATTTCTTTCGATATCCCGCAGGGAAGCAGTTCGCCATAACTTATTTACTGACAGAACCCTTTTCGAAGAATCCGCAAAAACTGTATGCCTACAAAAACGCAGGATGGATTTTTGTGGTTGATGGAGACTCAAAAAGAGGAAAAAGTGCATTATCCATAATGACGAATCCACCGGCAGTCCAAAGAATCGCTTCAATGGAAGAAGGGGGTTTCCTCGTGGCTGCAAAGCAGGGTTTATTCACTCTAAAAGATGGAATTTTTGCAAAAAAGAACATCTCCGGCTTACCTGATGAGCCGTTTTTCTCTCTTTTTATAAAAAAAGATGGCGGTTTCTTTGTCGGCGGGAAAGGAAAGATTTACGAAATATCCAACAATTCGGTTATAAACACTTACAGTATCAGCCCGGATGTGATTTCTGCTGAAGTTGTGGAACTGTTTTGTGACAGCAGAAATAATCTTTGGTTCTCTGTTTTAAATGCCGGTTTTTACATGATTAAAAACGGAGAGAAAAAGGTAATCGATATGGGAAAAAAGTTCGGTCTCCGGAATACCCATGTCAATGGATACCTTGAAGACTCTCAGGGCAACCTGTGGGTGAGCACTCACGGGAAAGGGGTTTTCTGCCTGAATAATCTGTATGTCTCCCGGTATAACGAGTCCGACGGCTTGAGCAACAATAACATAAATTTTATAGCAAGGGATAAAACTCTCGGGTTGTTTGTCGCATCGTTCGACGGATTGAATGTCTTCGAAGGTGAGGGATTTAAAAGAATTGAGACCCGCGCAAATGCCACCACAAATGAATATATCTACAATGTAAAGTTTTATGATGATCAGGTGTTTGTGTGTGGTGTTTTCGGCTCAAGGGGAATCAAAAGCGCAACATCTGCAGGCAAAGTTATCAATCTTGTCAATTATACTTCCTTCTGCAAAACTTCATCGGGGCTGTATCTGTTCGGCTACGGAGGTAATATCATATATGTGAAACCGGACTTCAACAAAAAAGACCTTGATACTCTTTTTTTTCCTGTCTTCGGCGAGAAAGAAAGTGTGAACCGTATCAATGATATAGTGGAAGACCGTCTTGGGAATATCTGGATCGCCACAGGTGCCGGTTTGTGCATGGTAAGAGAAATTAAGTTTACGGGTGGCAGACCGGTCGCTAGCAAAATGTTTTTTGACGGCGATTCAATACTAAACAGCAGGATCAACTGGATATGGAATGACGGGCGGGATAAAATCTGGTTCGCATCAGACAAAGGGATAGCATATTATGAGTTGTCAAGCGGGAAAATGAGGAGTTATGCCAGCATTGGCGGATACGACCTCTCCTCATCCACCTCTGTAGTCACTGACAAAAAAGGGAGAATCTGGATTGGTAACCTCAGGGGATTGTTTTTATACGACAATTCGAAAATAGAAGTCTTTAACCGGTTCAGGGGACTGGGCTCAAACGAGGTGTTCTGTCTTTTATACGACGAAGATAAAAACAGACTGGATGTCGGAACCAGCGGTGGAGTTTCGGTAATCGATCTCAATTATCTTGAAAGTTATTCCGCACCAAAATGTGATGTTGTTTTTACTGAGGTGAGGTCGGGAGGGAAATCCTTTTTCGGCAATGATCTCTTTGAACTTGAGAGGGATTATCACGACCTTTTAATCTCATTTTCAGCACTAAATTATTCCTCTCCCGGTTCAGTTAAATACAGATACCGGTTGGAAGATGAGTGGGTTGAAACTGACAACGATTTTATCAACGCGGTCTCATTGTCCCACGGAGAATATCAACTGGAGGTTTCAGCGAGGGATATCAACGGAGACTGGGGGAAACCGGCAACACTCAAATTTACTATTCGCCCGGGATTTTTCGAGTCAATCTGGTTCAAAGTTATCATCGCAGTTTTCTTTTTGGTATCTGGTCCCCTCATCCTTCGCTGGGAACTCAATCTGCAAAGAAAGAGGAGCAGGGAACAACTGGATCTCACGGAAAGAATTAATCAGTTGAAGCATCAGGCACTCTCTGCGATGATGAATCCTCATTTTGTTTTTAACTCCCTCAATTCCGTTCAGTATCTTATCAACAGCAACAGAAACGAGGAAGCCAACAACTACATAGCAACCATGGCAAACCTGATGAGAAAAAATCTCGAGACTGCCGGAAGTGGTTTTATCCTCCTTTCTGAAGAGATATACAGGCTGAGTTTGTATCTCGATCTGGAAAAACTGAGGCTTGGAGACAAATTTGTGTGGGAGATAATTACAGGTGATGACATTAACCCGGCGACTCTGATGATTCCAAATATGATCATCCAGCCCTTTGTTGAAAATTCCCTCTGGCACGGCATAATCGATTCGGGCAGAAAAGGAGAATTGACTGTCTCCTTCAATTTTGAAAATATTAAGATGCATGAAGAAACAGACACGGCTCTGATTATCAAAATTACCGATAACGGAGTCGGCATTCAGCAGGCAAAAATGAACAAAAAAGCTGATCATATCTCTAAAGGTATCGAGATTGTCGAAGAAAGGTTACGCCTGCTTAGCTCAAAAATGGAGATTCCACAACCAATCCTGTTCGAAGACCTTGGAGGTAAAAAGCCCGAATCTCAGGGGACGGAAGTGGTTATTTCACTTCCTTCCTCGCTCTACAAATTAACGGGAGGTTAA
- a CDS encoding LytTR family DNA-binding domain-containing protein has protein sequence MEQPNPVLTAIIVDDEFHGRENLRMIIENWCPEIRVAGTADSTVEAKLLVQEFKPDVVFLDINMPVLDGFDFLGEFDDREFMVVFVSAYADYGIKAVKAGAVDYLLKPVNIKELKLTVKKLIGLKKKEGENAPYFEEEKLVIPDTHGFNIIDLNEIIRLEAEGSYSVVHLREGKCRIVSKTLKDFEDSLPESLFFRVHKSHIINLKCVKEYSVTDGGWVRMSDGSKVEVSRRKAAEFVKKIKSGLRSV, from the coding sequence TTGGAGCAGCCAAATCCTGTTCTAACCGCTATTATCGTCGACGATGAATTTCACGGCAGAGAAAATCTGAGGATGATAATCGAGAACTGGTGCCCTGAAATCAGGGTGGCGGGCACTGCGGATTCGACCGTTGAGGCAAAGTTACTCGTTCAGGAATTCAAACCTGATGTGGTATTTCTCGACATCAACATGCCCGTTCTCGACGGTTTCGATTTCTTGGGTGAATTCGATGACCGCGAATTTATGGTCGTGTTCGTAAGTGCTTATGCCGATTACGGAATAAAAGCTGTAAAAGCGGGAGCGGTTGACTATCTGCTGAAGCCGGTTAACATCAAAGAGTTAAAACTGACTGTTAAAAAACTGATCGGACTGAAGAAAAAAGAAGGGGAAAATGCCCCTTATTTTGAGGAGGAAAAACTCGTCATCCCGGATACCCATGGATTTAACATAATCGATCTGAATGAGATTATAAGGCTTGAGGCTGAAGGAAGCTATTCAGTTGTCCACCTCAGGGAGGGAAAATGCAGAATAGTTTCGAAGACACTTAAGGATTTTGAAGATTCTCTCCCTGAATCTCTCTTTTTCAGGGTTCACAAGTCACACATCATCAACCTGAAATGCGTTAAAGAGTATTCAGTTACCGATGGCGGATGGGTAAGGATGTCCGATGGCAGCAAAGTTGAAGTTTCCCGCAGAAAAGCCGCTGAATTTGTAAAGAAAATCAAATCGGGATTGAGATCGGTTTGA
- a CDS encoding DUF3800 domain-containing protein: MYFFYLDESGEKNPAVKKDEPFVLLALGLHEYQWRKFEAKINDKKLQLIKRIYDTEGVKLELADAEIRSSDVRIPRNRRNHSFLKYLTEDELSQLIDLFYSQFEENHITIFSVVVDKSKIQTYLDLEKLFKKVYELLLERVENFLNSEHPKQNSIFVLDNTNKQLNRSIAMKHSFFLRDGTSAKVKIKHVIEIPFFVESYLSNGVQLADLCAYNVYRAFLDQNSSYPFFKKILPYYHKNKNRRADKIEGLKVFPEDNRWADFIKEVEKERALILSNRAQK, translated from the coding sequence ATGTATTTTTTCTATCTGGATGAGTCGGGGGAGAAAAACCCTGCTGTTAAAAAAGACGAACCATTTGTTTTACTTGCGTTAGGTTTGCATGAATATCAATGGAGGAAATTTGAAGCTAAAATTAATGATAAAAAACTTCAATTAATCAAAAGAATTTATGACACTGAAGGTGTAAAATTAGAACTGGCAGATGCTGAAATTCGCTCTTCTGATGTTAGAATCCCCAGAAACAGAAGAAATCATTCCTTCTTAAAATATTTGACAGAAGATGAGTTGAGTCAGCTGATTGATTTGTTTTACAGCCAATTCGAAGAAAACCATATAACAATTTTTTCTGTGGTAGTAGATAAAAGCAAAATACAAACTTATCTTGATTTGGAAAAACTGTTTAAGAAGGTTTATGAATTATTGTTGGAGAGGGTAGAAAACTTCTTAAATTCGGAACATCCAAAGCAAAATTCAATATTTGTTTTGGATAACACAAATAAACAGTTGAACCGAAGTATTGCCATGAAGCATTCCTTTTTTCTTAGAGATGGGACATCTGCTAAAGTTAAAATAAAACATGTTATCGAAATTCCTTTCTTTGTAGAGAGCTACTTGTCAAATGGAGTCCAACTTGCAGACCTTTGTGCATACAATGTTTACAGAGCATTTCTGGATCAAAACAGTTCTTATCCCTTCTTCAAAAAGATTTTACCCTACTATCACAAGAATAAAAACAGGAGAGCTGATAAAATTGAAGGACTAAAAGTATTTCCGGAAGATAACAGATGGGCTGATTTTATAAAAGAGGTTGAAAAAGAAAGAGCCCTGATTCTCTCGAACCGGGCTCAAAAATGA